In a genomic window of Amblyomma americanum isolate KBUSLIRL-KWMA chromosome 4, ASM5285725v1, whole genome shotgun sequence:
- the LOC144129353 gene encoding uncharacterized protein LOC144129353 has protein sequence MDLEGEATTPSNENMAVAVREVNNNTSTGNTKSGEERERDNRSFECDVCFMRFTQFANMRRHKLSHSGIRPFECRLCLRRFFRKDHLVEHTVRKHSKQRPLRCPFCAKTFPSVPMLKCHLSNAHSSGYSPRSNICNICGFVATSAGGAKIHYMTYHVRRALRSSSPTADSPGLASLLSSPYQGPNGEVCTLGPTTMGTMDIYRNESSEDGVSAIEVHHIEGDYSEISPRITSVTSQRDSAEKIVDDGDEDDDDGMVVVKSEIQEGMADTLGGNHGDSNNNTSTSNNNSAAATTDAGAAGADENRDSPHNTQTSTEDHGFITSDTGNWTMPSSSSSQEHCSLGTGGQWSATSVHGNHDLGIVISPPPTGAFGSTSTGDKGDEKQMRSTPETSTADGDSGVDMRYPSPLACQYCDVVFYDRTLYLLHRGAHSFRKPWRCNLCGHQCKHRYDFASHLVAHPHI, from the coding sequence ATGGACCTTGAGGGGGAGGCGACAACACCTAGTAACGAGAACATGGCTGTGGCAGTGCGGGAGGTGAACAACAACACAAGCACAGGGAACACCAAGTCTGGTGAAGAGCGCGAGCGAGACAATCGCTCGTTCGAGTGTGATGTCTGCTTTATGCGCTTCACGCAGTTTGCCAACATGCGACGACACAAGCTCAGCCATTCTGGCATCCGTCCTTTTGAATGTCGCCTGTGCCTTCGGCGCTTCTTCCGCAAAGACCACCTTGTTGAGCACACAGTTCGCAAGCATTCAAAGCAGAGACCACTGCGCTGCCCCTTCTGTGCAAAGACGTTTCCCTCGGTCCCCATGCTCAAGTGCCACTTGTCGAACGCCCATTCATCTGGCTACAGCCCACGCAGCAACATCTGTAACATCTGTGGCTTTGTTGCTACCTCGGCTGGAGGAGCCAAGATTCATTACATGACCTACCATGTCCGAAGAGCCCTGCGTTCATCGTCTCCAACTGCGGATTCACCAGGCCTCGCTTCCTTGCTTTCCTCACCGTACCAGGGTCCGAATGGTGAGGTCTGCACCTTGGGTCCTACTACTATGGGCACGATGGACATATACCGCAATGAATCCTCTGAGGATGGTGTGAGCGCCATCGAGGTGCACCATATTGAAGGTGACTACTCAGAGATATCGCCTCGAATCACTAGCGTCACATCACAGCGTGACTCCGCTGAAAAGATCGTAGATGATGGAGATGAAGATGATGACGATGGCATGGTGGTGGTTAAATCTGAGATACAGGAAGGGATGGCAGATACGCTTGGAGGTAATCATGGTGACAGCAACAACAACACAAGcaccagcaacaacaacagcgctGCTGCCACCACTGATGCAGGAGCAGCAGGGGCTGATGAGAATAGGGATTCACCTCACAACACCCAAACCTCCACTGAAGACCATGGGTTCATTACATCTGATACAGGAAACTGGACCatgccttcttcatcttcgtcacaGGAGCATTGCTCTCTCGGGACAGGGGGGCAGTGGAGTGCAACTTCAGTGCATGGAAACCACGACCTTGGCATAGTTATTTCGCCGCCCCCAACTGGAGCATTTGGATCCACTTCTACTGGAGACAAAGGTGACGAGAAGCAGATGCGCAGTACCCCCGAGACATCTACTGCTGACGGCGACAGTGGTGTCGACATGCGCTACCCGAGCCCTCTTGCCTGCCAGTACTGTGACGTTGTCTTCTACGACCGCACCTTGTATCTACTTCATCGTGGCGCTCACTCTTTCCGTAAACCTTGGAGGTGCAACCTTTGTGGTCACCAGTGCAAACACAGGTACGATTTTGCCAGCCACCTGGTTGCTCACCCGCACATCTGA